The Azospirillum baldaniorum genome contains a region encoding:
- a CDS encoding DUF1488 family protein, with translation MPLFMFPDDPSWNEEADAVEFAVEVGEYHGRVFVPRRALQTLAGHLPKPDEALQYVCLNRPVFDKAVEARIMDRKLDPDANVHLTARDVRRVAP, from the coding sequence ATGCCGCTGTTCATGTTCCCCGACGACCCGTCCTGGAACGAGGAAGCCGACGCCGTGGAGTTCGCGGTGGAGGTCGGGGAGTATCACGGGCGGGTCTTCGTCCCGCGCCGCGCTTTGCAAACCCTCGCCGGCCATCTGCCGAAGCCGGACGAGGCGCTTCAGTATGTCTGCCTGAACCGCCCGGTCTTCGACAAGGCGGTGGAAGCCCGCATCATGGACCGCAAGCTGGACCCGGATGCGAACGTCCATCTGACGGCACGGGACGTGCGGCGGGTGGCGCCGTAG
- a CDS encoding ABC transporter substrate-binding protein — translation MTALTRRSAMLAVAAVASLAALTPGAARAADPVKLEVGYIPILAAAPLFILEGEGWAREAGIDLKLTKFESGPHAIQAMAAGKIDLLYAGVAPVLVARSKGADVSVIANSAVEEMVVASRGEFAKALGGKATAESIAKFVADGGRKVKIGTQPPGSVPDTVLRHWLFKVVKADPANVEIISMGIEKTQQALLAGALDAATIREPTVTVTQKVDPNVGLLATGAEMFPNQPGTVIAVRGPVAKEHGEALTRLLKAHIRAVDLIAKDPARSAKVANEYLGKGLMEPATLEAAFRSPGSKFVADPHGVVPAVEQMMAYAKEIGSAEGTVPVAEAFDFRFYDAAAAK, via the coding sequence CTCCTTGGCCGCCCTCACGCCCGGTGCGGCCCGCGCAGCCGATCCGGTGAAGCTGGAGGTCGGCTACATCCCCATCCTCGCCGCCGCTCCGCTGTTCATCCTGGAAGGGGAAGGCTGGGCGCGCGAGGCGGGCATCGACCTGAAGCTGACCAAGTTCGAATCCGGCCCGCACGCGATCCAGGCGATGGCCGCCGGCAAGATCGACCTGCTCTACGCCGGCGTCGCCCCGGTCCTGGTCGCCCGCTCGAAGGGCGCGGACGTGTCGGTGATCGCCAACTCGGCGGTCGAGGAGATGGTCGTCGCCAGCCGCGGCGAGTTCGCCAAGGCGCTGGGCGGCAAGGCCACCGCGGAGTCCATCGCGAAGTTCGTCGCCGACGGCGGCCGCAAGGTCAAGATCGGCACGCAGCCGCCGGGCTCGGTCCCGGACACGGTGCTGCGCCACTGGCTGTTCAAGGTGGTGAAGGCCGACCCGGCGAACGTGGAGATCATCTCCATGGGCATCGAGAAGACCCAGCAGGCCCTGCTCGCCGGCGCCCTCGACGCCGCCACCATTCGTGAGCCGACGGTGACCGTGACCCAGAAGGTCGATCCGAACGTCGGCCTGCTCGCCACCGGCGCGGAGATGTTCCCGAACCAGCCCGGCACCGTCATCGCGGTCCGCGGCCCGGTCGCCAAGGAGCATGGCGAGGCGCTGACCCGCCTGCTCAAGGCGCACATCCGCGCCGTGGACCTGATCGCCAAGGACCCGGCCCGCTCCGCCAAGGTCGCCAACGAGTATCTCGGCAAGGGCCTGATGGAGCCGGCCACGCTGGAGGCCGCCTTCCGCTCGCCGGGGTCCAAGTTCGTCGCTGACCCGCACGGCGTGGTCCCGGCGGTCGAGCAGATGATGGCCTACGCCAAGGAGATCGGCTCCGCCGAAGGCACCGTCCCGGTGGCGGAGGCGTTCGACTTCCGCTTCTACGACGCGGCCGCCGCGAAGTAA
- a CDS encoding ABC transporter permease, translating to MRQPLKLHSSIALSALGVGAFLLAWEALARSGIVPSGLLPSPSAVPGAFLAEFRSGTWQAMVFASLSHYLSGLALGTVLGITFGTAAATWGIWDAFQAWVVRMLRPIPSIAWIPFAIIWFGVSKSAATFLIALTVFWINYYATYSAVRGVDKDLIELGHAFGQGGLIPRLFKIVLPGALPGILAGVRAGLGQGWMTVVAAELFGISGLGARMSDASGLLATHIVVLYMVTIAALYGVCDFLFMQVQQRVLAWQK from the coding sequence ATGCGTCAGCCGCTGAAGCTTCACAGCTCCATCGCCCTGTCGGCGCTCGGCGTCGGCGCTTTCCTGCTCGCCTGGGAAGCGCTGGCGCGCAGCGGCATCGTGCCTTCCGGCCTGCTGCCGTCGCCCAGCGCCGTGCCCGGCGCCTTCCTGGCGGAGTTCCGGTCCGGCACTTGGCAGGCGATGGTCTTCGCCAGTCTGTCGCACTACCTGTCGGGGCTGGCGCTCGGCACCGTCCTGGGCATCACCTTCGGCACCGCGGCGGCGACCTGGGGCATCTGGGATGCCTTCCAAGCCTGGGTGGTGCGCATGCTGCGCCCCATCCCGTCCATCGCCTGGATTCCCTTCGCCATCATCTGGTTCGGCGTCAGCAAGTCGGCGGCGACCTTCCTGATCGCGCTGACGGTCTTCTGGATCAACTACTACGCCACCTACAGCGCGGTGCGCGGGGTGGACAAGGACCTGATCGAACTCGGCCACGCCTTCGGGCAGGGCGGGCTGATCCCGCGCCTGTTCAAGATCGTCCTGCCCGGCGCACTGCCGGGCATCCTGGCCGGCGTGCGCGCCGGGCTGGGGCAGGGCTGGATGACGGTGGTGGCGGCGGAGCTGTTCGGCATCTCCGGCCTGGGCGCGCGCATGTCCGACGCCTCCGGCCTGCTCGCCACGCACATCGTCGTGCTCTACATGGTCACCATCGCGGCGCTCTACGGCGTGTGCGACTTCCTGTTCATGCAGGTTCAGCAGCGGGTGCTCGCATGGCAAAAGTAA
- a CDS encoding SCP2 sterol-binding domain-containing protein, whose product MVEDILRELQSRSTSFRSLKADVRFALEDGEAVRVNARETPVAIAREDAGDADPDCTIRISAENLKKLMDGRLNPMLAFTMGKLKVDGSMGVAMKLAQLLDD is encoded by the coding sequence ATGGTTGAGGACATCCTGCGCGAACTCCAGTCCCGCTCCACCAGCTTCCGCAGCCTGAAGGCCGACGTCCGCTTCGCGCTGGAGGACGGCGAGGCGGTGCGGGTCAACGCCCGCGAGACGCCCGTCGCCATCGCGCGGGAGGATGCCGGGGACGCCGATCCCGACTGCACCATCCGCATCTCCGCCGAGAACCTGAAGAAGCTGATGGACGGGCGGCTGAACCCGATGCTGGCCTTCACCATGGGCAAGCTGAAGGTGGACGGCTCGATGGGCGTCGCCATGAAACTGGCGCAGCTTCTCGACGACTGA
- a CDS encoding DUF6134 family protein, whose product MTHALRAALAAAGLLLSATAAHAAEPRTLTYRILMGDDPVGSETVRLEPQGEVTKVAVTASTRVKVLFINFRYDHKREEVWKGRTLESMSAQTDDDGTPHTIRMLRTGGGYSVTVDGKTGETGADALPLTLWTPEVLKRPTLLSVIDGKPYSVRTDLVGTETLTVGGRAVPAQHHRISGDVERDLWFDAQGTLLKTRFKRSGYDVTYILD is encoded by the coding sequence ATGACGCACGCCCTGCGCGCGGCGCTGGCGGCCGCCGGCCTGCTGCTCTCCGCGACCGCGGCCCACGCCGCCGAGCCGCGCACGCTGACTTACCGGATCCTGATGGGCGACGATCCGGTGGGCAGCGAAACCGTCCGGCTGGAGCCCCAGGGCGAGGTGACCAAGGTCGCCGTCACCGCCTCGACGCGGGTGAAGGTGCTGTTCATCAACTTCCGCTACGATCACAAGCGGGAAGAGGTCTGGAAGGGCCGGACGCTCGAATCCATGAGTGCCCAGACCGACGACGACGGCACGCCCCACACCATCCGCATGTTGCGGACCGGCGGCGGTTACTCCGTCACGGTGGATGGCAAGACGGGCGAAACCGGCGCCGACGCCCTGCCCCTGACGCTGTGGACCCCGGAGGTGCTGAAGCGCCCCACCCTGCTGTCGGTCATCGACGGCAAGCCTTACAGCGTGCGCACCGACCTCGTCGGCACCGAGACGCTGACCGTCGGCGGGCGCGCGGTGCCGGCGCAGCATCACCGCATTTCCGGCGACGTGGAGCGCGACCTGTGGTTCGACGCGCAGGGCACCCTGCTGAAGACCCGCTTCAAGCGCAGCGGCTACGATGTTACCTACATCCTGGACTGA
- a CDS encoding ABC transporter ATP-binding protein: protein MAKVNGSAVIDLKGVAIGYGAEAPPVLVDVDLSIERGSFVAIVGPSGVGKSTLLRVVAGLHTARAGAVTIHETKKPGHRPVSLVFQDARLLPWRRVAKNVRFGLEGLPISTAEREERVAAALRLVRLDDYGRRWPYELSGGQRQRVGIARALAVDPDILLMDEPFGALDAITRHGLQDELLRIHRETGKTVLFVTHDLEEAVHLADRIIVLGGSPARIVQDVRNEPGRDSGGFREQVEQLRSGIADNYSI, encoded by the coding sequence ATGGCAAAAGTAAACGGCTCCGCTGTGATCGATTTGAAGGGCGTCGCCATCGGCTACGGCGCCGAGGCCCCGCCGGTCCTGGTGGACGTCGACCTGTCCATCGAGCGCGGCAGCTTCGTCGCCATCGTCGGGCCGTCCGGCGTCGGCAAGTCGACCCTGCTGCGCGTCGTTGCCGGGCTGCACACGGCGCGCGCCGGTGCCGTGACCATTCACGAGACGAAGAAGCCGGGCCACCGTCCGGTCAGCCTCGTCTTCCAGGACGCCCGCCTGCTGCCCTGGCGGCGGGTCGCCAAGAACGTCCGCTTCGGCCTGGAGGGGCTGCCGATCTCCACCGCCGAGCGGGAGGAGCGGGTGGCCGCCGCGCTGCGCCTCGTCCGGCTGGACGATTACGGCCGGCGCTGGCCCTACGAGCTGTCGGGCGGCCAGCGCCAGCGCGTCGGCATCGCCCGCGCCCTGGCCGTCGATCCCGACATCCTGCTGATGGACGAGCCGTTTGGCGCGCTCGACGCCATCACGCGGCACGGCCTTCAGGACGAACTGCTGCGCATCCACCGCGAGACCGGCAAGACCGTGCTGTTCGTCACGCACGACCTGGAGGAGGCGGTGCATCTCGCCGACCGCATCATCGTGCTGGGCGGCAGCCCGGCGCGCATCGTCCAGGATGTCCGCAACGAGCCGGGCCGCGACAGCGGCGGTTTCCGCGAGCAGGTGGAGCAGCTGCGGTCGGGGATCGCGGACAATTACAGCATTTGA